A stretch of Kyrpidia spormannii DNA encodes these proteins:
- a CDS encoding segregation and condensation protein A, translating to MAYDVRVGSFEGPLDLLLHLVETRKFNIWDIPVAEITEQYLDYLRQMQKLSLEVASEFVVMAARLLEIKSRMLLPRSPKPGEAEAEEADPRLALSQRLAVYRAFKYLAGHLSELEERRKPVWTRPRSVKSPEILRPAGPVSSVDALIEAWQRVLWRAFAENRPATVDRDELRIEDWVRAVTARLRRARALTFADLVGEKRNRARVVVTLLALLELMKERRVRCVQEVVFGDIWIAWIDEGVEKDGTRLDVGD from the coding sequence GTGGCCTATGACGTGCGGGTGGGGTCTTTTGAGGGGCCCCTAGACCTTTTACTGCATCTTGTGGAGACGAGAAAATTCAATATATGGGATATTCCGGTTGCGGAGATTACGGAACAGTATTTAGACTATCTTCGGCAAATGCAGAAGTTATCTCTGGAGGTGGCCAGCGAATTCGTGGTGATGGCCGCCAGGCTCCTGGAAATCAAGAGCCGCATGCTGCTGCCCCGTTCTCCGAAACCCGGGGAAGCGGAGGCGGAAGAAGCCGACCCCCGGCTGGCCCTTTCCCAGCGCTTGGCGGTTTATCGAGCCTTCAAATATCTAGCCGGTCATTTGTCTGAACTCGAAGAAAGACGGAAACCGGTCTGGACCCGACCTCGATCGGTGAAATCCCCGGAAATCCTGCGGCCAGCCGGCCCCGTCTCGTCGGTGGACGCACTGATCGAGGCCTGGCAACGGGTGCTGTGGAGGGCTTTCGCCGAAAACCGACCGGCGACGGTGGACCGGGACGAACTGCGGATTGAAGATTGGGTGCGGGCGGTTACAGCCAGGCTCCGTCGGGCGAGGGCCCTCACTTTTGCTGATCTTGTTGGTGAGAAGCGGAACCGCGCCCGGGTCGTGGTGACCTTGTTGGCTCTTCTCGAACTCATGAAAGAGCGCCGGGTACGATGTGTTCAGGAAGTGGTGTTTGGCGACATCTGGATCGCCTGGATCGATGAGGGGGTAGAAAAGGACGGAACTCGATTGGACGTCGGTGATTGA
- the scpB gene encoding SMC-Scp complex subunit ScpB: MIEGLLFAAGEEGLNERQLSQYTGLSAQEVRNRCEELRKRLDEAGRGIQLRRLDDLYQLTTRPEHAPFLEQLSESPRLPPLSQAALETLAIIAYRQPVTRIDIEEIRGVKSERALATLLGRGLIRETGRADAPGRPILYGTTPYFLEYFGLQELGDLPFPELATTQEEEGFPLFAEDEESPDDPDETGT, encoded by the coding sequence GTGATTGAAGGGCTGTTGTTCGCCGCCGGTGAGGAAGGACTGAATGAGCGGCAGTTGTCCCAGTACACCGGGCTCTCGGCCCAGGAGGTCCGGAATCGGTGCGAGGAGTTACGAAAACGCCTGGATGAGGCGGGACGGGGCATTCAGCTCCGGAGACTGGACGATCTCTACCAGTTGACGACCCGGCCCGAGCACGCCCCGTTCCTCGAACAGTTGAGTGAGAGTCCGCGCCTGCCCCCCCTCTCCCAGGCCGCCCTGGAGACACTCGCCATCATCGCGTATCGTCAGCCGGTGACCCGAATCGACATCGAAGAGATTCGGGGGGTCAAGTCCGAGCGGGCGCTGGCAACGCTGTTGGGTCGTGGATTGATCCGGGAGACGGGGCGGGCCGATGCCCCGGGACGCCCAATCCTCTACGGCACCACCCCGTACTTCCTGGAGTATTTCGGTTTGCAAGAACTGGGAGATCTGCCGTTTCCAGAGTTGGCGACGACACAAGAAGAAGAAGGGTTTCCACTGTTTGCCGAGGACGAAGAATCACCCGATGATCCGGATGAAACCGGAACTTGA